One genomic segment of Hymenobacter psoromatis includes these proteins:
- a CDS encoding glycosyltransferase, with protein MERGLGGEANAEGYPLFSVLIAARDEAAALPHLLQALRNQSLPPRSFEVLIADDHSADGTAALVRAATKSAPFALRLIALSPGHTGKKAALTAAEAQARAPWVVCTDADCRPGPGWLRAYADLLRAQPALHFVSGPVRLTPGGAWFDGLLGLEFAGLGGVGAGCIGRGRPTMCNGANLAFRRSTFRVVGGYLDNQGIASGDDEFLLHKMHQRHPAGIRFLAAPEAVVDTPAPATLRALLRQRVRWASKYPHYRTAAPRQLALLVLGTNLSLAAGLGLALVRPALWPWVGAAWALKLSADAWLLWPFLTLLKRRRWLAWLLPLQLLYAPYALAVGLAARRGRYAWKGRQVR; from the coding sequence TTGGAGAGGGGGCTAGGGGGTGAGGCGAACGCGGAGGGCTACCCCCTCTTCTCCGTCCTTATCGCCGCCCGCGACGAGGCCGCCGCCCTGCCACACCTGCTGCAAGCCCTGCGAAATCAATCCCTACCCCCTCGTTCTTTCGAGGTGCTGATTGCCGATGACCACTCGGCCGACGGCACCGCCGCGCTGGTGCGGGCTGCCACCAAAAGTGCCCCATTTGCCCTGCGGCTCATCGCCCTATCCCCCGGCCATACTGGCAAGAAAGCCGCCCTCACCGCCGCCGAGGCGCAGGCCCGTGCCCCTTGGGTCGTCTGCACCGATGCCGACTGCCGCCCCGGCCCCGGCTGGCTCCGGGCCTACGCCGACCTGCTGCGGGCCCAGCCAGCGCTGCACTTCGTGAGCGGGCCGGTGCGGCTCACGCCGGGCGGGGCGTGGTTCGATGGGCTGCTGGGGCTGGAGTTTGCCGGGTTGGGAGGGGTAGGGGCAGGCTGCATCGGGCGGGGCCGGCCCACCATGTGCAATGGTGCTAACCTGGCCTTCCGGCGCAGCACCTTCCGCGTAGTGGGCGGCTACCTCGATAACCAGGGAATTGCGAGCGGCGACGACGAGTTTCTGCTCCACAAAATGCACCAGCGCCACCCCGCCGGCATCCGCTTCCTGGCCGCGCCCGAGGCCGTGGTAGACACGCCCGCGCCGGCCACGCTGCGGGCGCTGCTGCGGCAGCGCGTGCGCTGGGCCAGCAAGTACCCGCACTACCGCACCGCCGCCCCGCGCCAGCTGGCGCTGCTGGTGCTGGGCACTAACCTGAGCCTGGCCGCCGGCCTCGGGCTGGCCCTGGTCCGGCCGGCGCTGTGGCCCTGGGTAGGGGCCGCCTGGGCCCTTAAGCTGAGTGCCGATGCCTGGCTGCTATGGCCGTTTTTGACCCTATTAAAGCGCCGCCGCTGGCTGGCCTGGCTGCTGCCTTTGCAGCTGCTGTATGCGCCCTACGCGCTGGCCGTGGGCCTGGCCGCCCGGCGCGGCCGCTACGCTTGGAAGGGCCGGCAGGTGCGGTAA
- a CDS encoding LytR/AlgR family response regulator transcription factor: protein MQSAPLTCIIVDDNEINRLTLEHLVDLTPELVLVASLPGGLETLTYFRQGGRCDLLLLDVEMPTLNGLELARLLPRPAPAIILVTTYHDFAVAAFELQVVDYLVKPVELVRFNQAIAKVLAARAAVPALPPATAPAPPEPAPELFVKVGTRSIKINFDDVLYIEALSTYSVLVTTTQKHIVYLTLKALGERLPFAHFVRVHRSYIVNLRRIEAVEDHMLKLGSHLIPVGKSYQEEFSRHLKSL, encoded by the coding sequence ATGCAATCCGCGCCCCTGACCTGCATTATTGTTGATGACAACGAAATCAACCGCCTCACCCTGGAGCACCTGGTAGACCTGACGCCCGAGCTAGTGCTGGTGGCCTCACTGCCCGGCGGCCTCGAAACCCTGACGTACTTCCGCCAGGGAGGGCGCTGCGACCTGCTGCTGCTCGACGTGGAGATGCCCACCCTCAACGGGCTGGAACTGGCGCGCCTGCTGCCCCGCCCTGCCCCGGCCATCATTCTGGTAACTACCTACCACGACTTCGCGGTGGCCGCCTTCGAGCTGCAAGTGGTTGACTACCTGGTGAAGCCCGTCGAGCTGGTGCGCTTCAACCAGGCCATTGCCAAGGTGCTGGCGGCGCGGGCCGCGGTGCCTGCCCTACCCCCCGCCACGGCCCCCGCGCCCCCCGAGCCTGCGCCCGAGCTGTTCGTGAAGGTGGGCACCCGCTCCATCAAAATTAACTTCGATGACGTACTCTACATCGAGGCGCTCTCAACCTATTCGGTACTGGTCACGACCACCCAGAAACATATTGTCTACCTCACCCTCAAGGCCTTAGGCGAGCGCCTGCCCTTCGCCCACTTCGTGCGGGTGCACCGCTCCTACATCGTCAACCTGCGCCGTATTGAGGCCGTCGAAGACCACATGCTGAAGCTCGGCAGCCACCTCATTCCCGTCGGTAAGTCCTACCAGGAGGAGTTTTCCCGTCACTTAAAAAGCTTGTAA
- a CDS encoding c-type cytochrome produces MRTNPAAFALPLGMGLIVLLIGFLALSAAGLVSVGPATEVTAGMPVDSLGESSRIIASAESRPLPPVSFPNGEAIVTGDALFKNNCAQCHAVNDKVVGPALAGITKRRRLPWLVSWVHNSAKVIASGDEYALKLYDDNGQQQMPSFPNLSTKEIAGILAWVEWQESQANSAGAVVTVSCSSPYAR; encoded by the coding sequence ATGCGAACCAACCCGGCTGCCTTCGCCCTACCCCTCGGAATGGGTCTGATTGTATTGTTGATAGGTTTTTTGGCGTTGAGCGCGGCGGGATTAGTGAGCGTGGGGCCAGCAACAGAGGTAACCGCTGGTATGCCCGTTGATAGTCTGGGTGAAAGTTCAAGAATAATTGCCAGCGCTGAATCGCGGCCCCTACCCCCCGTTTCTTTTCCAAATGGAGAAGCCATTGTGACTGGCGACGCGCTTTTCAAAAACAATTGTGCCCAATGCCACGCCGTCAATGACAAAGTAGTGGGCCCGGCGCTGGCCGGCATCACCAAGCGTCGCCGGCTGCCGTGGCTAGTTTCCTGGGTCCACAATTCGGCCAAAGTCATTGCCAGCGGCGATGAATACGCCTTGAAACTCTACGATGATAACGGCCAGCAACAAATGCCTTCTTTCCCAAATCTTTCGACCAAGGAAATAGCCGGCATACTTGCTTGGGTAGAGTGGCAGGAAAGCCAGGCAAATTCGGCCGGCGCAGTAGTTACGGTGAGCTGCTCAAGCCCCTACGCGAGATAA
- a CDS encoding PAS domain-containing hybrid sensor histidine kinase/response regulator — protein sequence MAVLPLPTPAAPTNTCATPSPRLLASMPEHNPNPVVCLTTGGRQLYANPAAMAFTHSLPRAEQVRLRQQLRALAAAPPPGGEQDVQLGERYFHLHVVAAPTEDGVMLYLAETTARVRAEQQLAEQQAFISAILDATPSNIFVRDEAGNFAFENQAASTLRQLTGYLHHTHAQAPTPRQAAEQAQYLATDARVLASGEQLTTEAAVTLASGEVRHFHVVKRLLARPNGSRQVLVVSTDITPQREAALALARREKQYRDLMMHSQALICTHDLDGRLLSANPAVAELLHLPLATLPGRYLRSLCALEHEPGVGQYLAHFATTDSQRGMMALTCEGRAKRYLLYDNHVVREPGQPPYVIGYGQDITERVLAERELRRAKAAAEVAVRARENFLANISHEIRTPLNGVLGMASQLAKTTLDSRQQEFVRTIRHAGQHLLHVINDVLDMAKISSGKLELEAVAFNLCDSMGEAIRPLLVQAQEKGLHVAGTPLRTTCAYPWVLGDPHRLNQILINLVANAIKFTEPGGRIVVIGEQLAETTTTLTVRFTVEDTGIGIAPDKQEVIFEGFTQAYSDTTRRFGGTGLGLSISRALVEQLGGQLTLCSAPGQGSTFAFVLTLPKADGPAPAQLPDAYDTGALRGRRLLVVEDNEINRTVARLLFEGWGAAVDEAEDGLAGVHQVRDAALPYDLVLMDIQLPGLNGLDATAAIRALPDPARAGLPIVALTANAFRANRDQYLAAGMNACLAKPFEEEEVYRTLVRLLPPVAAPASYDLTKLRALARGREEFVVKIIQSFLRNMPGSVARLQEAAAVGHWDEAARIVHHIKPGLESLGISQVAVAVQQLEAAAPASYPRLPAAATQLVAQVQLALRELVNE from the coding sequence ATGGCCGTTCTACCCCTGCCTACCCCTGCTGCCCCGACTAACACCTGCGCTACCCCTTCGCCGCGCTTGCTGGCCAGTATGCCCGAGCACAATCCCAACCCCGTGGTGTGCCTCACAACCGGGGGCCGGCAATTATATGCTAATCCCGCCGCTATGGCCTTCACGCACAGCCTGCCCCGCGCCGAGCAAGTGCGGCTGCGCCAGCAGTTGCGCGCCCTGGCCGCGGCTCCTCCCCCCGGCGGCGAGCAGGATGTGCAGCTGGGCGAGCGGTACTTTCACCTGCACGTGGTGGCCGCCCCCACCGAAGACGGCGTGATGCTGTACCTGGCCGAAACCACGGCCCGCGTGCGGGCCGAGCAGCAGCTGGCCGAGCAGCAGGCGTTTATCAGTGCCATTCTGGATGCTACCCCCAGCAATATCTTCGTGCGTGATGAGGCGGGCAATTTCGCGTTTGAGAACCAGGCGGCTTCTACCCTGCGCCAGCTCACGGGCTACCTGCACCACACCCACGCCCAGGCCCCTACCCCCCGCCAGGCCGCTGAGCAGGCCCAGTACCTGGCCACCGACGCGCGCGTGCTGGCCAGCGGCGAGCAGCTGACGACCGAGGCCGCCGTGACGCTGGCCTCGGGCGAGGTGCGTCACTTTCACGTAGTGAAGCGCCTGCTGGCCCGCCCTAATGGCTCGCGGCAGGTGCTGGTGGTGAGCACCGACATTACGCCGCAGCGGGAGGCGGCCCTGGCCCTGGCCCGGCGCGAAAAGCAGTACCGCGACCTGATGATGCACTCGCAGGCCCTCATCTGCACCCACGACCTGGACGGCCGCCTGCTCTCGGCCAACCCCGCCGTGGCTGAGCTGCTGCACCTGCCGCTGGCCACGCTGCCCGGCCGGTACCTGCGCTCGCTGTGCGCCCTAGAGCACGAGCCGGGGGTAGGCCAGTACCTGGCGCATTTCGCTACCACCGATAGCCAGCGCGGCATGATGGCCCTCACCTGCGAAGGCAGGGCCAAGCGCTACCTGCTCTACGACAACCACGTGGTGCGCGAGCCCGGCCAGCCGCCCTACGTTATTGGCTACGGGCAGGACATTACGGAGCGGGTGCTGGCCGAGCGCGAGCTGCGGCGCGCCAAGGCTGCCGCCGAAGTCGCGGTGCGGGCCCGCGAAAACTTCCTGGCCAATATCAGCCACGAGATTCGCACGCCGCTCAACGGGGTGCTGGGCATGGCCAGCCAACTGGCCAAAACCACGCTCGACTCGCGGCAGCAGGAGTTTGTACGCACCATTCGGCACGCGGGGCAGCACTTGCTGCACGTGATTAATGATGTGCTCGACATGGCCAAAATCAGCTCGGGCAAGCTGGAGCTGGAAGCCGTGGCTTTTAACCTCTGCGACTCAATGGGCGAAGCCATTCGGCCGCTACTGGTGCAGGCCCAGGAAAAGGGCCTGCACGTGGCTGGCACGCCGCTGCGCACCACCTGCGCCTACCCCTGGGTACTCGGCGACCCGCACCGCCTCAACCAGATTCTGATTAACCTGGTCGCCAACGCCATCAAGTTTACGGAGCCCGGCGGGCGCATCGTCGTTATTGGCGAGCAGCTAGCCGAAACCACCACCACGCTCACCGTGCGCTTTACGGTGGAGGACACCGGCATTGGCATCGCGCCCGACAAGCAGGAAGTGATTTTTGAGGGCTTTACCCAGGCATATTCCGACACCACCCGGCGCTTTGGCGGCACGGGCCTGGGCCTGAGCATTTCGCGGGCGCTGGTCGAGCAGCTGGGCGGGCAGCTCACGCTGTGCAGCGCGCCGGGCCAGGGCAGCACCTTCGCCTTCGTGCTCACGCTACCCAAGGCCGACGGCCCCGCCCCGGCCCAACTGCCCGATGCCTATGACACCGGCGCGCTGCGCGGCCGCCGCCTGCTGGTGGTCGAAGACAATGAGATAAACCGCACCGTAGCCCGCCTACTTTTTGAGGGCTGGGGCGCGGCGGTAGACGAGGCGGAGGATGGCCTGGCCGGCGTGCACCAGGTGCGCGACGCGGCCCTACCCTACGACCTGGTGCTGATGGACATTCAGCTGCCGGGCCTGAACGGGCTCGATGCCACGGCCGCCATCCGGGCCCTGCCCGACCCGGCGCGGGCCGGGCTGCCCATTGTGGCCCTGACCGCCAATGCCTTTCGGGCCAACCGCGACCAGTACCTGGCGGCGGGCATGAACGCCTGCCTGGCCAAGCCCTTCGAGGAAGAGGAAGTGTACCGTACCCTGGTGCGGCTGCTGCCGCCCGTGGCCGCCCCGGCCAGCTACGACCTCACCAAGCTGCGCGCCCTGGCGCGGGGCCGCGAGGAGTTCGTGGTTAAAATCATCCAATCGTTTTTGCGCAATATGCCCGGTAGCGTGGCCCGGCTGCAAGAAGCAGCAGCTGTGGGCCACTGGGACGAGGCAGCCCGCATCGTGCACCACATCAAGCCCGGCCTCGAGTCGTTGGGTATCAGCCAGGTAGCTGTGGCCGTGCAGCAGCTCGAAGCCGCCGCCCCGGCCAGCTACCCGCGCCTACCCGCCGCCGCCACCCAGCTCGTGGCCCAGGTGCAGCTAGCATTGCGTGAGCTGGTGAATGAGTGA
- a CDS encoding cellulase family glycosylhydrolase produces the protein MRTILGLTPPVSHSSLSRLAGLLLAGAGTLLSGCAAHDAAPTPLAAATGTADLTAGLGNGVNLQPSYYNGGNPNFGFSLMKQQSKIKTVRIEIEPGYETQAKGWISQAKSNGFAVIATYHKSSVLGSDNTGELATAGNWWKANYKTLGGNFTINLMNEWGSHNISSNTYAAAYNSAISSVRSVYSGPIIIDIPGYGQETATAAAAVKGTGGTKINDTNIILSAHVYPNGYNQGKGHTLQNADLDDLGSAGRPCIIGEFGNSPSGAANWSGIVSYAKSKGWTVLGWCWNGDGGSMNMVTPSWSSNATATSFSLSSYFNTVYNLL, from the coding sequence ATGCGTACCATCCTTGGGCTTACCCCACCGGTAAGCCATTCTTCCCTCTCGCGCCTGGCCGGCTTGCTGCTGGCCGGGGCCGGCACCCTGCTCAGTGGCTGCGCAGCCCACGATGCGGCCCCTACCCCCCTGGCCGCCGCCACTGGCACGGCCGACCTCACCGCTGGCCTCGGCAACGGGGTCAACCTACAGCCCTCGTACTATAACGGCGGCAACCCCAATTTTGGCTTCTCGCTGATGAAGCAGCAATCCAAAATCAAGACCGTGCGCATCGAGATTGAGCCGGGCTACGAGACTCAGGCCAAAGGCTGGATTTCCCAGGCCAAAAGCAACGGGTTCGCCGTCATCGCTACTTACCATAAGTCGTCGGTGCTGGGCTCGGATAACACGGGCGAGCTGGCGACGGCCGGCAACTGGTGGAAAGCCAATTATAAGACGCTGGGCGGCAACTTCACGATTAACCTGATGAACGAGTGGGGCAGCCACAACATCTCGTCCAACACCTACGCGGCGGCCTACAACAGCGCCATCAGCAGCGTGCGCAGCGTGTATAGCGGCCCGATTATCATCGACATTCCTGGTTATGGCCAGGAAACGGCCACGGCCGCGGCGGCCGTGAAAGGCACGGGCGGCACTAAAATCAACGACACCAACATCATCCTGTCGGCGCACGTGTACCCCAACGGCTACAACCAGGGCAAAGGGCACACGCTGCAAAACGCCGACCTCGACGACCTGGGGTCGGCCGGGCGGCCCTGCATTATCGGTGAGTTCGGCAATTCGCCCTCTGGCGCCGCGAACTGGTCGGGCATCGTAAGCTACGCTAAATCGAAGGGCTGGACCGTGCTGGGCTGGTGCTGGAACGGCGACGGTGGCAGCATGAACATGGTAACCCCCTCGTGGTCGTCCAACGCCACTGCTACCTCGTTCTCGCTCAGCTCGTACTTCAACACGGTGTATAACCTACTGTAA
- the ruvC gene encoding crossover junction endodeoxyribonuclease RuvC, which produces MAVSRTLPPTPLQRLPPAEKVIMGIDPGTQIMGYAVIEVRGQHVKVLQYDVINMKALGTNHAVKLKRIFTRMLELIDEFLPDELAIEAPFYGVNVQSMLKLGRAQGVAIAAALSRDIPFVEYAPTKVKQAVTGSGAADKEQVARMLRQTLELPPIEEAPKFLDATDALAVALCHHYQQGNNVKAGAKSWGKFLEDNPARALATTGAPRKPTPRRAS; this is translated from the coding sequence ATGGCCGTTTCCCGCACTTTGCCCCCTACCCCCCTCCAACGGCTGCCCCCGGCCGAGAAGGTCATCATGGGCATCGACCCCGGCACCCAGATTATGGGCTACGCCGTCATTGAGGTGCGCGGGCAGCACGTGAAGGTGCTGCAATACGACGTCATTAATATGAAGGCTCTGGGTACGAATCACGCCGTAAAGCTAAAGCGGATTTTCACCCGCATGCTGGAGCTGATTGACGAGTTTCTGCCCGATGAGCTGGCCATCGAAGCGCCGTTCTACGGCGTCAATGTGCAGAGTATGCTCAAGCTGGGCCGGGCGCAGGGGGTAGCGATTGCCGCCGCGTTATCGCGCGATATTCCGTTTGTGGAGTACGCGCCCACTAAGGTCAAGCAGGCCGTCACGGGCTCGGGCGCGGCCGATAAGGAGCAGGTGGCCCGCATGCTGCGCCAAACCCTGGAGCTGCCGCCCATTGAAGAAGCCCCCAAGTTTTTGGACGCTACCGATGCGCTGGCCGTGGCCCTGTGCCACCACTACCAGCAGGGCAACAACGTGAAGGCCGGTGCCAAAAGCTGGGGCAAGTTCTTGGAGGATAACCCCGCCAGGGCCCTGGCCACCACCGGCGCCCCGCGCAAGCCCACTCCTCGCCGGGCCAGCTAG
- a CDS encoding lysylphosphatidylglycerol synthase transmembrane domain-containing protein: MEGGRGQSAGNGHVLQSYAPAPSGRPRRGPRWVTLAKIGVTLLTLGLLYHSVFAAPDTAAAWRHLLATTLGGAGRGPVLLALALVPLNWGLEAWKWQRLAQHLEPGHSFGRSLRAVVLGLTLGFATPNRVGDYAARILELHSRQRLDAVGAVFLGRYAQLVATLLAGGAGLLYFLLKFYLVGYPAAQVGVGLAASLGGALTLLPLYRSRLLLAALALVRPLRRFRRYLAVMPTYSTTELHAVLGISGLRYAVFCGQFLLLLTAYGVRGPLGPAVAAVAGTFLFKSLVPSLNALADVGVRELSATHLFGLLGQPALPVLSASLSLWVINIALPSAFGLLLLPGLRVLRERRAR, encoded by the coding sequence TTGGAGGGGGGTAGGGGGCAAAGTGCGGGAAACGGCCATGTTCTCCAAAGTTACGCCCCCGCGCCCTCCGGCCGGCCCCGCCGGGGCCCGCGCTGGGTCACGCTGGCCAAAATCGGCGTCACGCTGCTCACGCTGGGCCTGCTCTACCACTCGGTATTTGCCGCGCCCGACACGGCCGCCGCCTGGCGGCACCTGCTGGCCACCACGCTCGGCGGCGCGGGCCGCGGGCCGGTGCTGCTGGCCCTGGCCCTGGTGCCCCTCAACTGGGGCCTGGAGGCCTGGAAATGGCAGCGCCTGGCGCAGCACCTGGAGCCCGGTCACTCCTTCGGGCGCAGCCTGCGGGCGGTGGTGCTGGGCCTCACGCTGGGCTTTGCCACCCCCAACCGCGTGGGCGACTACGCCGCCCGCATCCTGGAGCTGCACTCGCGCCAGCGCCTCGATGCCGTGGGTGCCGTATTTTTGGGCCGCTACGCGCAGCTGGTGGCCACGCTGCTGGCGGGCGGGGCGGGCCTGCTATACTTTTTGCTGAAATTTTACCTCGTGGGCTACCCGGCCGCGCAGGTGGGGGTAGGGCTGGCGGCCAGCCTGGGCGGGGCGCTTACCCTGCTGCCGCTCTACCGCTCGCGGCTGCTGCTGGCGGCGCTGGCGCTGGTGCGGCCGCTACGGCGCTTCCGGCGCTACCTGGCCGTGATGCCCACCTACTCAACTACTGAACTGCACGCGGTACTGGGCATTTCGGGGCTGCGCTACGCGGTGTTTTGCGGACAGTTTTTGCTGCTGCTGACTGCCTACGGGGTGCGCGGGCCGCTGGGACCAGCGGTGGCCGCCGTGGCCGGCACGTTCCTGTTCAAGTCGCTGGTGCCCTCGCTCAACGCCTTGGCCGATGTGGGCGTGCGCGAGCTGTCGGCCACGCACCTCTTCGGGCTGCTGGGCCAGCCGGCGCTGCCCGTGCTCAGTGCCAGCCTGAGTCTGTGGGTGATAAATATCGCGCTGCCCAGTGCGTTCGGGCTGCTGCTGCTGCCCGGCCTGCGGGTGCTGCGCGAGCGCCGCGCCCGGTGA
- a CDS encoding carboxypeptidase regulatory-like domain-containing protein, with amino-acid sequence MLSLRSSFAAFVAGSLLLAGPAQAVRTQPAGQKTDRPATIARRGATARPGAAKAAAPAGSRVARHSAGHAAKHATPAVATVPPAAAPAVLAEAPKLVNLTGRVLDTKGRPYPGVSVFPTTNTHQVTVTDAQGNFQLQVPAQTAMSLQADYFGVGSSRVAIDGNTTQPLRIVVGR; translated from the coding sequence ATGCTAAGCCTTCGCTCTTCTTTTGCCGCTTTCGTTGCTGGTTCCCTGCTTCTGGCCGGACCTGCACAGGCGGTTCGCACGCAGCCAGCCGGCCAGAAAACTGACCGGCCAGCTACCATTGCCCGCCGAGGTGCGACGGCCCGGCCGGGAGCAGCCAAAGCGGCTGCCCCGGCTGGTAGCAGGGTAGCCCGGCATTCGGCCGGCCACGCCGCCAAGCACGCTACCCCCGCCGTTGCCACCGTGCCCCCGGCCGCCGCGCCCGCCGTCTTGGCCGAGGCCCCCAAGCTGGTTAACCTGACCGGCCGGGTGCTCGATACCAAGGGGCGGCCCTACCCCGGCGTGAGCGTTTTTCCGACCACCAATACGCACCAGGTTACTGTGACCGATGCGCAGGGAAATTTCCAGCTGCAAGTGCCGGCCCAAACGGCCATGAGCCTGCAAGCCGACTATTTTGGCGTGGGCAGCAGCCGGGTTGCCATTGATGGCAACACGACCCAGCCCCTGCGCATCGTGGTGGGCCGCTGA
- a CDS encoding carboxypeptidase-like regulatory domain-containing protein, translating into MFPSYFFRAVVVALLLAVAGPGRVFAFSDPTTTYPPIKKATSVASREAVPQTPVGTAAVATVPTAAIVRTLATPDTSAAAPQLIQLRGVVLNPDGRPCAGASVFPAGAPRQLVVTDAQGSFVLPVPAGTALALQVEYFGVGSSRVAVSTPSAEPLRITLGN; encoded by the coding sequence ATGTTTCCTTCCTATTTTTTCCGTGCGGTAGTGGTAGCCTTGCTACTGGCCGTGGCCGGGCCAGGCCGAGTGTTCGCGTTTTCGGACCCCACAACCACCTACCCGCCCATTAAGAAAGCAACTTCCGTTGCCAGCCGCGAGGCGGTGCCCCAGACGCCGGTAGGCACGGCCGCCGTAGCTACTGTGCCTACTGCGGCCATCGTCAGGACGCTGGCTACGCCGGACACGAGTGCCGCCGCCCCGCAGCTGATACAGCTGCGCGGAGTGGTGCTGAACCCCGACGGCCGGCCCTGCGCCGGGGCCAGCGTATTTCCGGCGGGAGCCCCCCGGCAGCTGGTTGTAACCGATGCGCAGGGCAGCTTTGTGCTGCCGGTGCCGGCTGGCACCGCCCTGGCACTACAAGTGGAGTATTTTGGCGTAGGTAGCAGCCGCGTGGCCGTCAGCACCCCTTCGGCTGAGCCCCTGCGCATTACGCTCGGCAACTAG